Part of the Longimicrobium sp. genome, TGCGCGCCCAACAGCTCCACCTGGCGCCGCTGCCGCTCCTCGTCCAGCGCGGCCGCGTACCCGCCGCCGCCCTCGGCGCCTGCCGTGTCCAGGTCCAGCGTGATGAACGTCGCTCCCAGCGAGCGGGCCTCCTCTGCCGCCGCCGCGCGAACGTCGTACGCCGACACCACCGCGCCCAGCCGCCGCGCCGTGGCGATCGCCTGCAGCCCCGCCACGCCGGCGCCCAGCACGAGCACCTTGGCGGGCCGCATCGTTCCCGCTGCTGTCGTGAGCAGGGGAAAGAAGCGGGGCAGCGCCTCGGCGGCCAGCAGCACCGCGCGGTATCCGGCGACGGTCGCCATGGCGGAGAGCGCGTCCATGCTCTGCGCGCGGGTGGTTCGCGGCACCAGGTCCATCGCCAGCGCGGTGGCGCCCGTGGACGCGATGCGCTCCATCCGCGCGGCGTCGTCCAGCGGCCGCATCAATCCGACGACCACGCTTTCCGGCCGCAGGTGCGTCAAGTCGTCCTCGCCGGGGCCGTTCACCGTCGCCAGCACGTTGGCGCGCAGCACTTCGGCCCGGGAGACGACGTGGGCGCCCGCGGCCTGGAATGCGTCGTCGGGGAAGTACGCGGCCTCGCCCGCGCCGCTTTCGACGAGAACCTGCACGTCCTGCGCGGCCAGCTTCGCGCAGATTTCGGGGACCAGCGCAACGCGGCGCTCGCCGGGCGCGGTTTCCGTGGGAACGCCGATCGTGAGCGGCATGGGGCGGGGAGCGGAGGGATGGGTGGCGATGGATGCAGCGTAATCGCGCGCACGGGGAAACGCCAGAGGTTCGCTGCAACGGGTGGATGGGAAACGCCGCGGATGCGAAGCGCCCCCGTCCGTGTGCTGGACGGGGGCGCTGCGATTGCGATCGGATGCCGGGCGGCGCGTCAGCCGACGTTCGCCTCGTAGCGGCGGGCCACCTCGTCCCAGTTCACCACGTTCCACCAGGCGGTGATGTAGTCGGGACGACGGTTCTGGTAGTGCAGGTAGTACGCGTGCTCCCACACGTCCAGCCCCAGGATGGGCGTGCGGCCCTCCATCAGGGGCGTGTCCTGGTTGGGCGTGTCGGCGATCTGAAGCCCGCTGGCGTCGGCCACGAGCCACACCCAGCCGCTGCCGAAGCGGCCCTTGCCGGCGTTCGCCCACGCCTCCTTGAAGGCATCGAAGCCGCCGAACGTGCTCTCGATGGCGTCGCCCAGGGCGCCGGTGGGGGCGCCGCCGCCGTTGGGGCTCATCACCTTCCAGAACAGGCTGTGGTTGGCGTGCCCGCCGCCGTTGTTGCGTACGGCGCCCTTGATGTCCGCGGGCACCTCGTCCAGCCGGCGCATCAGCGCGTCGATGTCGTCGCCGGCGTCGAAGTCGGGGTGCTTGGCGAGCGCCGCGTTCAGGTTGTCGACGTAGGTCTTGTGGTGCTTGCCATGATGGATCTGCATCGTCTCCGCATCGATGTGCGGCACCAGCGCCTCGTGCGCGTACGGCAGCTCGGGCAGTGTAAACGCCATTCCTCCACCTCCCTCAGGGTTGATCAACGGGTCTGGTCCAATCCGCCGCGGGGCGCCCACCCTCCCGCCCCGCCGAAGCAGGACCAATGTAGGCCGCAACGTTTGTTCCGCCACCCGCGACGGGGCATCATGCAGACGGAGAACCTGCTCGATCAGTTCGGCGGCTACGCGTGGAGGTGGATGATCTCGCCGGGACCGATCCGGTCGAGCGCCGCGGTCGCCTGCTCGCGACTGACGGTAGGGAACGAGCGGAGAAAGTCGTCGAGACTGTCGCCCGCCAACAGATGGTCGATCAGGTTCTGAAGAGGCACGCGCGTACCGACGAAGACCGGCGTGCCCCCCAGGATGTCCGGATCACAGTGTATGACGGGTGTGATTTCGGTCATACCGCGGTTACACGTAGTCACTGAAGTCCTCGGGCGTGGCGTCGAAGTCGTCGGCCATATGCACGATCAGCCCGGGCTCAACACCCGGAACGCGAGGTTCCCGCGGCCCCAGAGCTTCCAGCTTGACCAGCCACTCAGCAAAGTGCGGACAACGCGCACGCATCGCACCGATTCCGATCTTCTGCGCGATGATCGGTCCCGCAACTGCCTTCTGGTACTCGGGGATCGCTTGGATGATGCGCTTCGACGGGGCTGTTTCGGGTGAATCGTTGATCGTCTCGGGGCTTGTAACCGACTCAGACAGCCTGATCAGGCGATCGATCGCGGATTCATGCTCAACGTAGTGCCACTCGAATTTCGCGGGATTCGTGAGCAGCAGCGCCTCGAACTCGTGGAGCTGGATGTACGGAATCAATCTCCGATCATCGACGATGCTCCCCAGCGCCCGCTCCAGATGCCGGACGCGGGCGTAGGGATCTTTGACCTGGGCTGATGTCACGTACTCCGGAAAATCTGTCGGCAGCGCATAGAGATCAAACATCGTGGTGAAGAACGCACTGTGGTCTTCGGCCATCCATCGTTCAAGATCGCGAAGCGCCTTGCCAAAATCGCGCAAGCCGCCCCGGAACACCTGGTCAGGGCGGCGGCGGTCGCGTCTTGTCGTGACACAGCGCGCGGTCGCCACGACTCCGTAATCGGCCAGATGGGGCGCGAGCACCTGGTATACGAATGCCTCTTCGGTCTGACCCTCCGCCAGGACGTTAAGACGCACCATCAGTGCGGCCTTCCTCCCAGCACGTTCTTGTCCCACAGGTCCGAAAGCGTGTACTCCTCCAGCCACGCTTCCAGCTTGTAGCGGTCCAGACGCCGGAAAACGGATTCGGACCCTTCGCGCTCGACCACGATCACCTGCTCGGGTTCGAAGTGGTCAAGGAGCACGGGCGATTGCGTCGCCACGATCACCTGCCGGTGCAGCGAAGCCGCTTGCAGCAGGCCGGCCAGCACGGCGATGGCACGTGGATGCAACCCAAGCTCCGGCTCGTCGAGGATGATGACGGACGGCATCTCGGTGGTCGGCTGCATGAGCAATGCAAAGAGCGCCATCGCCCGCAACGTCCCGTCGGAGGCCTGATGCGGGCCAAACAGCATGTCGTTCCCAACCTCCCGCCAGCGCAAGAGGATGCTATCTCCTTCCGGCTCGAGCACGAAGTCGGCGAAGTAGGGCGCAATCTGCCGAAGCGTGCTCGTGATGCGCTGATAGTGCGC contains:
- a CDS encoding NAD(P) transhydrogenase subunit alpha, which translates into the protein MPLTIGVPTETAPGERRVALVPEICAKLAAQDVQVLVESGAGEAAYFPDDAFQAAGAHVVSRAEVLRANVLATVNGPGEDDLTHLRPESVVVGLMRPLDDAARMERIASTGATALAMDLVPRTTRAQSMDALSAMATVAGYRAVLLAAEALPRFFPLLTTAAGTMRPAKVLVLGAGVAGLQAIATARRLGAVVSAYDVRAAAAEEARSLGATFITLDLDTAGAEGGGGYAAALDEERQRRQVELLGAHVAAQDVVICTALVPGRRAPLLVSEEAVGGMAAGSVIVDLAAPNGGNCALTHPGVASHAGGVRIYGPLNLPAEMPVHASQMYARTMAALVGYFAKDGAFAPAEDDEIFRGMCVTAGGRVVNERVRTLLASAPA
- a CDS encoding superoxide dismutase; protein product: MAFTLPELPYAHEALVPHIDAETMQIHHGKHHKTYVDNLNAALAKHPDFDAGDDIDALMRRLDEVPADIKGAVRNNGGGHANHSLFWKVMSPNGGGAPTGALGDAIESTFGGFDAFKEAWANAGKGRFGSGWVWLVADASGLQIADTPNQDTPLMEGRTPILGLDVWEHAYYLHYQNRRPDYITAWWNVVNWDEVARRYEANVG
- a CDS encoding DUF433 domain-containing protein, producing the protein MTEITPVIHCDPDILGGTPVFVGTRVPLQNLIDHLLAGDSLDDFLRSFPTVSREQATAALDRIGPGEIIHLHA
- a CDS encoding DUF4276 family protein, yielding MVRLNVLAEGQTEEAFVYQVLAPHLADYGVVATARCVTTRRDRRRPDQVFRGGLRDFGKALRDLERWMAEDHSAFFTTMFDLYALPTDFPEYVTSAQVKDPYARVRHLERALGSIVDDRRLIPYIQLHEFEALLLTNPAKFEWHYVEHESAIDRLIRLSESVTSPETINDSPETAPSKRIIQAIPEYQKAVAGPIIAQKIGIGAMRARCPHFAEWLVKLEALGPREPRVPGVEPGLIVHMADDFDATPEDFSDYV
- a CDS encoding AAA family ATPase, which produces PGDLQLFVAKAGGASTLLYSGSSITQEINANLLFAAGSELREYGFLLSYAAQDKLIFADERITRRHEYTVGWSESHHGLGSGHGESNLILAEAQVELRVLTEDIRAFLSDCLVYQFHNTSETARIRQRWSVTDSHALKEDGANLAPLLLRIRQQHPAHYQRITSTLRQIAPYFADFVLEPEGDSILLRWREVGNDMLFGPHQASDGTLRAMALFALLMQPTTEMPSVIILDEPELGLHPRAIAVLAGLLQAASLHRQVIVATQSPVLLDHFEPEQVIVVEREGSESVFRRLDRYKLEAWLEEYTLSDLWDKNVLGGRPH